The Candidatus Zymogenus saltonus genome includes a window with the following:
- a CDS encoding energy-coupling factor transporter transmembrane protein EcfT, whose protein sequence is MKFLQDITLGQYMPQDSFVHRLDPRVKFFILLILMVTLFFIEAPLKFLLMGLIVFLIIRLSKIPTGYVLKGVAPFVWLFLFAACAHFFFTPGRSIRPFPIGFVNVTVEGVVNGTVITLRILLIIVLSSMLTLTTTPLELTTALKMALSPLKRFKVPVNDFAMMMMLTIRFVPILLLEAQRIINAQRSRGINFETGGLIQRAKKLVPILIPLFNLSFLRADELSVAMICRGYATGKERTSFREVRFSTPDFFALAAVMLVLPFFFL, encoded by the coding sequence ATGAAATTCCTTCAAGATATAACCTTGGGTCAATACATGCCCCAGGATTCTTTTGTTCACAGGCTTGACCCCAGGGTGAAATTCTTTATTCTGCTCATCCTCATGGTCACCCTGTTCTTTATTGAGGCCCCGCTGAAATTTTTATTGATGGGGCTTATCGTATTTTTGATAATAAGGTTATCCAAGATCCCCACAGGGTACGTCTTGAAGGGGGTGGCCCCTTTCGTATGGCTATTTCTCTTTGCGGCCTGCGCCCATTTCTTCTTTACGCCCGGCAGATCCATCAGGCCCTTTCCCATCGGTTTCGTGAACGTGACCGTTGAGGGTGTGGTGAACGGGACGGTCATCACGTTGAGGATACTCCTTATTATCGTCCTCTCCTCGATGCTGACACTGACAACGACCCCCCTGGAGCTGACAACTGCCCTGAAGATGGCCTTGTCCCCCTTAAAGCGCTTCAAGGTTCCCGTCAATGACTTCGCCATGATGATGATGTTGACCATAAGGTTCGTTCCGATCCTGCTCCTCGAGGCCCAGAGGATCATCAACGCCCAGAGATCGAGGGGGATCAACTTCGAGACCGGAGGCCTTATCCAGCGGGCGAAAAAGCTCGTGCCGATATTGATACCTCTCTTTAACCTCTCTTTTTTGCGAGCGGACGAGCTTTCGGTTGCGATGATCTGCCGGGGGTACGCCACCGGAAAGGAGAGGACGAGTTTCAGGGAAGTCCGTTTTTCAACCCCCGATTTCTTCGCCCTTGCAGCGGTAATGCTTGTATTACCCTTCTTTTTCCTTTAA
- a CDS encoding DUF2344 domain-containing protein, giving the protein MKNNKDIETFLASVLPKVSKPGRYIGGEVNSISRNPAMDDLRFALAFPELYEIGMSHKGISIIYGVLNSIHGVHAERVFAPWPDMAEKMRDMDIGVDLFSLETKTPIKDFDVVGFSLMYELTYINVVNMLKLANIPPLSSDRDGSYPLVIAGGAQALNPEPVAGIFDAVVVGDGEEAAVEICEVLKGFRPLKENRKGILSALEKIEGVYVTTFYEPEYKNGKSAEGEGACVFSGMVYTGGGVKAENVAEKVYVDVSGEPGGGRRVRRRILEDVGNGISIGSFHISPVVPNVKAVHDRVSVEIARGCARGCRFCQAGYVNRPVRERSVEEVLSIAKEDLENTGMEELSLLSLSATDHSNITSIIKSLMRALNTDVGERSVALSVPSIRADTLTNDIIGEIKKVRKTGFTIAPEAGSQRLRDAINKNVTEDEIERTVDIVFKAGWNLIKLYFMIGLPTETDRDIEELIGLVRRMARRHISSRKGRINVSISTFIPKPNTPFQWERFIGVEETVRRQGMIRKGLVGEGVKLKFHDPYMSLVEAAFARGGRELMGVVLKASELGCGFDGWTEHFDFGLWERAFHDLGIDIHGYAGAVFDEASPLPWDHIDSGIERGFLIDERDKAYVAETTPDCVRGECVGCGVCGEGISNVFGGDITASPAEAASPEVESVSVGGERLKYLLFFSRSGNVRFLSHLENASLIIRAMKRGGLPLRYSEGFNPKPKVSFRGALPVGVAAAAEPFFVELTRKVDPDEITSRLNGTLPSGIRIRSAVGPVDDARDFVSRIPDPVYRVFHNGAGLDLGDDAGAVSAFLERDEAWYEYKSKGKDKRINIRKYVEGVELLEDGGGIRLKMKTINGSSPSPFKVLSTIFGMPEGETRSLSVVKEGDV; this is encoded by the coding sequence ATGAAAAACAATAAAGATATAGAGACGTTTTTGGCCTCGGTTCTGCCGAAGGTCTCAAAGCCGGGTAGGTACATCGGAGGGGAGGTAAACTCCATCTCGAGAAACCCTGCGATGGACGACCTCCGGTTCGCCCTCGCATTCCCGGAACTCTACGAGATAGGGATGAGCCATAAGGGGATTTCTATCATCTACGGAGTCCTGAACTCAATACACGGGGTTCACGCGGAGCGGGTCTTTGCGCCGTGGCCGGACATGGCCGAAAAGATGCGGGATATGGATATAGGCGTCGATCTTTTCTCCCTGGAAACGAAGACACCCATAAAGGATTTTGACGTTGTCGGCTTCTCCCTCATGTACGAGCTTACCTACATAAACGTCGTCAACATGCTGAAGCTCGCGAATATCCCCCCCCTCTCTTCGGATAGGGACGGGTCTTATCCCCTTGTAATCGCCGGGGGCGCCCAGGCGCTGAATCCGGAGCCTGTGGCCGGTATCTTCGACGCCGTGGTTGTAGGGGACGGGGAGGAGGCGGCCGTGGAAATCTGCGAGGTTTTAAAGGGATTTCGCCCTCTCAAGGAAAATAGGAAGGGAATCCTCTCCGCCCTCGAAAAGATCGAGGGCGTTTACGTAACCACCTTTTACGAGCCGGAATATAAAAACGGAAAGTCCGCCGAAGGGGAAGGAGCTTGCGTCTTTTCCGGGATGGTCTATACGGGGGGCGGGGTGAAGGCCGAAAATGTTGCCGAAAAGGTTTATGTCGATGTTTCAGGCGAACCGGGGGGCGGCCGTCGGGTGAGAAGGCGAATTCTTGAAGATGTAGGAAACGGAATTTCTATCGGGTCTTTTCACATATCCCCGGTGGTCCCGAACGTAAAGGCTGTCCACGACCGCGTCAGCGTGGAGATCGCCCGGGGATGCGCGCGGGGGTGCAGGTTCTGTCAGGCGGGGTACGTCAACCGGCCGGTCAGGGAGCGGTCGGTCGAAGAGGTATTATCCATTGCAAAGGAAGATCTCGAAAACACCGGAATGGAAGAGCTTTCGCTTCTTTCCCTCTCCGCCACGGATCACTCGAATATCACTTCGATAATAAAGAGCTTGATGAGGGCACTGAATACGGACGTTGGCGAAAGGAGCGTCGCCCTGTCCGTCCCGTCGATCAGGGCCGACACCCTGACCAATGATATAATCGGTGAGATAAAGAAGGTGAGGAAGACCGGATTCACGATAGCGCCGGAGGCGGGGAGCCAGAGGCTTCGGGACGCCATAAACAAGAACGTGACCGAGGACGAGATCGAGAGGACGGTCGATATAGTATTCAAGGCGGGATGGAACCTGATAAAGCTCTACTTTATGATAGGCCTCCCCACCGAGACCGACCGGGATATCGAGGAGCTGATAGGGTTGGTGAGGAGGATGGCGAGGAGGCACATATCATCAAGAAAGGGTCGGATAAACGTTTCGATATCGACCTTCATCCCGAAGCCGAACACACCCTTTCAGTGGGAGCGGTTCATCGGGGTCGAGGAGACGGTGAGGCGTCAGGGGATGATTCGCAAGGGTCTTGTCGGGGAGGGTGTGAAGCTCAAGTTCCACGATCCTTATATGAGCCTCGTCGAAGCCGCCTTCGCCCGGGGTGGAAGGGAGCTGATGGGAGTTGTCCTCAAGGCCTCCGAACTGGGCTGCGGGTTCGACGGCTGGACGGAGCACTTCGACTTTGGACTCTGGGAGAGGGCCTTTCACGACTTGGGGATAGATATTCACGGGTACGCCGGGGCTGTTTTCGATGAGGCCTCTCCCCTCCCCTGGGATCATATCGATTCGGGGATCGAGCGCGGATTCCTGATCGACGAGAGGGATAAGGCCTATGTTGCGGAGACAACCCCGGACTGCGTCAGGGGCGAATGCGTGGGCTGCGGAGTCTGCGGGGAGGGGATCTCCAACGTCTTCGGGGGTGATATAACGGCTTCCCCGGCCGAGGCCGCATCTCCGGAGGTAGAGTCTGTCTCCGTGGGGGGGGAGCGGCTGAAATACTTGCTTTTCTTCTCTCGGAGTGGCAACGTCCGCTTCCTGAGTCACCTGGAGAACGCCTCCCTGATAATTAGGGCGATGAAAAGGGGAGGCCTTCCGCTGAGATACAGCGAGGGATTCAACCCGAAGCCGAAGGTAAGCTTCAGGGGGGCGCTTCCGGTCGGGGTGGCGGCGGCGGCGGAGCCGTTCTTCGTCGAGCTTACACGCAAGGTCGATCCGGACGAAATAACCTCCCGCCTCAATGGGACGCTCCCATCGGGGATAAGGATACGCTCTGCGGTCGGTCCCGTCGATGATGCCAGGGATTTCGTCTCCCGGATTCCCGATCCGGTTTACCGGGTATTCCACAACGGGGCAGGCCTCGACCTTGGGGATGATGCCGGGGCGGTATCCGCATTTCTCGAAAGGGACGAGGCCTGGTACGAGTATAAAAGCAAGGGGAAGGATAAACGGATCAATATCAGAAAATATGTGGAGGGGGTAGAGCTTCTCGAGGACGGTGGAGGAATAAGGCTAAAGATGAAGACGATAAACGGCTCCTCCCCCAGCCCCTTCAAGGTATTATCCACGATATTCGGGATGCCGGAGGGTGAGACGAGATCGCTTTCGGTTGTCAAGGAGGGGGACGTTTGA
- the truA gene encoding tRNA pseudouridine(38-40) synthase TruA produces the protein MRNVKLTLSYDGTHFYGWQIQSEGRTVQGVVEDCLGVMLKGKVRINGSGRTDTGVHALAQVANFRTSSDIECDGFMRGLNSLLSEDVRITGVDDEVDDFDARRSAVSRRYRYLIYNGKVPSPFLRNYAWHVKKQIDVDAVNEAGAALLESHDFSSFIGGKNETNTSVRDVIDFGAERLNGDFVSIEIEANAFLRHMVRNIVGTLMDVGWGKMGTGEFRDIINARDRGAAGITAPPQGLYLVEVTYP, from the coding sequence ATGAGAAATGTCAAGCTAACCCTCTCCTATGACGGCACCCATTTCTACGGATGGCAGATACAGTCTGAGGGGAGGACTGTGCAGGGAGTCGTCGAGGATTGCCTCGGCGTAATGCTTAAAGGTAAGGTGAGGATTAACGGATCGGGGAGGACCGATACGGGGGTTCACGCACTGGCGCAGGTTGCAAATTTCAGGACATCAAGCGATATAGAATGTGACGGCTTTATGAGGGGCCTGAACTCCCTTCTTTCTGAGGATGTGAGGATTACGGGCGTTGATGATGAGGTGGATGACTTCGACGCCAGGAGGTCCGCCGTATCAAGGAGGTATCGGTATCTGATCTACAACGGAAAGGTGCCGTCCCCTTTTTTACGAAACTACGCCTGGCATGTAAAAAAACAGATCGATGTGGATGCCGTCAACGAGGCGGGGGCGGCGCTCCTCGAAAGCCACGACTTTTCCTCCTTCATCGGAGGTAAGAACGAGACGAACACCAGTGTGAGAGACGTTATCGATTTCGGGGCGGAAAGGCTGAACGGCGACTTCGTTTCGATAGAGATAGAGGCAAACGCCTTTTTGAGGCACATGGTCAGAAATATTGTGGGGACGCTCATGGATGTGGGTTGGGGGAAGATGGGAACCGGGGAGTTCAGGGACATCATAAACGCCCGGGACAGGGGAGCGGCGGGGATTACGGCGCCCCCCCAGGGATTGTATCTTGTTGAGGTGACCTACCCGTGA
- a CDS encoding GAF domain-containing protein, whose product MKDDGSKYKDSSPFKSIRKSAGIIKRELRWRGLIARFYEGIEKKKRRLLVSACCLFLFFLLVVGFILFYPFPYIGVSVGEDLSIIGVRSGSTAKDSGLAVGDVIIGFGKEKLTHFFDFERRVVRSDINDGIKLRVLSEEGLNDVIVLVEKVPLSPMHLLMAIISLLLIGFLLFILIKKKYETTVFLLFLISFFLALFLFLLTAREITFFRPFFVDLIIICAVAVSPLFLHLTYIFPKKRVVRWSNGLFFYMPALMAAAVASYYACSYVINPTVPLSSVKYLVLPVLIVVFLLYFGLGMFFLLVSFYTSPLKKFENQVKWFYLGIVLGAVPLILFFILLEFIGVPVLYYGRYDLFLYISFLFPLSIVFAITEYRLMDIDALLNRMIVYTLLVTSLVLIYIVLVSIIKSIFGIDRPISHTWVALIPVIIVGALYEPLRKWFQDTVDRFIFREKFTHLRIISEYSRNLLSIIDLEILLRTSLDALSEVMGIKRSVISLFDRSKRAFRVKIAYGIPIKREIIFPSQSWVRQYIDDSTTVVKLEPNPQEGRGRDLQLMMTLRGRDGILGIMGLSGKEKGELFSSEDFRLLETFSSQLSMAIQNCIMIEESRKAANTREAYGRFLSQALVDKIMSDPEKVELGGENLEVAILFCDLRDFTQTTDGMAPHDVVGLLNEYFSALTDVIFSFDGTLDKYIGDGIMALFGAPIPSKDDPLRAVNAARKMQARVSEINERRKKNDQVILGLGVGVDLGEVTVGNIGSPKRMEYTAIGDAVNLASRLVDKAGYGEILISSEVNSRIEDEVLTKAVGEKIRIKGKGQVQVYRVAWED is encoded by the coding sequence ATGAAAGACGACGGGAGCAAATATAAAGATTCTTCCCCCTTCAAATCCATCAGAAAGTCGGCGGGTATTATTAAAAGGGAATTGAGGTGGAGGGGTCTCATCGCGAGGTTTTATGAGGGCATAGAAAAGAAAAAGAGGCGGCTTCTCGTTTCCGCCTGTTGTCTCTTCTTATTTTTTCTATTGGTTGTTGGATTTATCCTTTTTTATCCCTTTCCCTATATCGGCGTTTCGGTTGGGGAAGACCTCTCGATCATTGGCGTCAGGAGCGGGAGCACCGCCAAAGATTCCGGGCTTGCGGTCGGGGACGTGATAATCGGTTTTGGTAAGGAAAAATTGACCCATTTCTTCGATTTTGAAAGACGGGTTGTCCGCTCCGACATCAATGACGGGATTAAATTGAGGGTGCTTAGCGAGGAGGGTCTGAATGACGTCATTGTGCTGGTCGAGAAGGTCCCCCTCTCCCCTATGCATCTATTGATGGCGATAATCTCCCTTTTGCTGATAGGCTTTCTCCTCTTTATTTTGATCAAAAAGAAATACGAGACCACCGTCTTCCTTCTATTCCTTATCTCCTTTTTTCTCGCCCTTTTTCTATTTCTCCTCACAGCAAGGGAAATCACTTTTTTTCGCCCCTTTTTTGTCGATCTCATCATAATTTGTGCGGTCGCGGTGTCGCCGCTATTTCTTCACCTGACGTATATCTTCCCCAAAAAGAGGGTGGTTAGGTGGAGCAACGGCCTATTCTTCTACATGCCGGCTCTTATGGCGGCCGCCGTTGCTTCATATTATGCCTGCAGTTATGTGATTAATCCAACGGTTCCTCTGTCATCCGTGAAATATCTTGTATTGCCCGTCTTGATAGTAGTCTTTCTACTCTATTTCGGCCTGGGGATGTTTTTCCTGCTGGTGTCGTTCTATACCTCTCCGTTAAAGAAATTTGAGAATCAGGTGAAATGGTTTTACCTCGGAATTGTATTAGGCGCGGTACCCCTGATTCTCTTTTTTATCCTTCTTGAGTTTATAGGTGTTCCGGTACTCTATTACGGGAGATACGATCTCTTTCTCTATATATCGTTTCTCTTCCCCCTTTCGATCGTCTTCGCCATCACCGAATACCGCCTGATGGACATAGACGCCCTGCTGAACAGGATGATCGTATACACCCTTTTAGTCACTTCCCTCGTTTTAATATATATCGTCCTTGTATCGATCATAAAGTCTATCTTCGGGATAGATCGCCCAATCAGCCACACCTGGGTCGCTTTGATACCGGTCATCATCGTGGGCGCCCTATACGAGCCTTTGAGGAAGTGGTTTCAGGACACGGTGGACAGGTTTATCTTCAGGGAGAAGTTCACCCATCTCAGGATTATCTCCGAGTACAGCCGGAATCTCCTCTCCATAATAGACCTGGAAATCCTCTTGAGGACTTCGTTGGACGCCTTAAGCGAGGTTATGGGCATCAAGAGGAGCGTTATATCCCTATTCGACCGGTCGAAGAGGGCCTTTCGTGTAAAGATCGCCTACGGCATCCCGATAAAGAGGGAGATTATTTTCCCGTCCCAGAGCTGGGTCAGGCAGTACATCGATGATTCCACCACGGTCGTCAAGCTTGAGCCGAACCCGCAGGAGGGGAGGGGAAGGGATTTGCAGCTTATGATGACGCTCAGGGGGCGGGACGGAATATTGGGCATAATGGGGCTTTCCGGAAAGGAGAAGGGAGAGCTTTTTTCATCGGAGGATTTTCGGCTCCTGGAGACATTCTCGTCCCAGCTCTCCATGGCCATTCAGAACTGCATAATGATCGAAGAAAGCAGGAAGGCGGCGAATACCAGGGAGGCATACGGCAGATTTCTCTCCCAGGCCCTTGTGGACAAGATTATGTCCGATCCCGAGAAGGTCGAGCTCGGCGGGGAAAACCTCGAGGTGGCGATCCTGTTTTGCGACCTCAGGGACTTCACCCAAACCACCGACGGAATGGCGCCCCACGATGTGGTCGGTCTCTTGAACGAGTATTTTTCGGCCCTGACAGACGTCATATTCTCCTTTGACGGCACCCTCGACAAATATATAGGCGACGGGATAATGGCCCTCTTCGGTGCGCCCATCCCCAGCAAGGATGATCCCTTGAGGGCTGTAAACGCCGCGAGGAAGATGCAGGCGAGGGTATCGGAGATAAACGAGAGGCGAAAGAAAAACGATCAGGTAATTCTCGGACTCGGGGTGGGTGTAGACCTCGGTGAGGTTACGGTGGGGAATATAGGCTCGCCCAAGAGGATGGAGTACACGGCCATCGGAGATGCGGTCAATCTCGCATCGCGCCTCGTGGATAAGGCCGGCTACGGGGAGATACTCATCTCCAGCGAGGTGAATTCAAGAATCGAAGACGAGGTCTTGACAAAGGCGGTCGGGGAAAAGATCAGGATAAAGGGGAAGGGACAGGTTCAGGTCTACCGGGTCGCATGGGAAGATTGA
- a CDS encoding biotin transporter BioY gives MKRTKSLKIYILASLFAALTAASAFIKLPTPWVPLTLQTLLVYLSGLLLGPWGGAMSQILYLLVGLAGLPVFTGGCGPTYVLYPTFGYLVGFIPASFTAGLLAERGGYLLPALGTLICVLVIYVFGVPYLYFSVNYLLGKEMAFLSALKIGFLIPIAGDIFKGGAALGIFYLIRMRMPIPISKR, from the coding sequence GTGAAGAGGACTAAATCGCTAAAGATTTATATTTTGGCCTCGCTGTTCGCCGCCCTTACGGCGGCGTCCGCCTTCATCAAGCTCCCCACGCCTTGGGTCCCCCTGACCCTCCAGACTCTCTTGGTTTACCTCTCCGGACTTCTCCTCGGCCCGTGGGGAGGGGCGATGTCGCAGATCCTGTATCTGCTTGTCGGCCTTGCGGGCCTTCCCGTCTTTACGGGAGGCTGCGGCCCTACCTACGTCCTGTATCCCACGTTCGGTTACCTCGTGGGATTTATTCCCGCCTCGTTTACGGCGGGTCTCCTTGCGGAGCGGGGGGGGTACCTTCTTCCCGCTCTGGGCACCCTGATATGTGTTCTGGTTATCTACGTTTTCGGAGTTCCCTATCTCTATTTCTCGGTAAATTATCTTTTGGGAAAGGAGATGGCTTTTTTGTCGGCCCTTAAAATAGGCTTTCTGATCCCTATAGCCGGCGATATCTTCAAGGGGGGCGCGGCCCTGGGGATATTCTACCTGATCAGGATGAGGATGCCGATTCCGATAAGTAAACGATGA
- a CDS encoding aspartate-semialdehyde dehydrogenase, with the protein MVEKKYSVAVAGATGAVGEEMIRTLEGRKFPVAELRPLASERSKGKKIRCNGREFTVDVLGEGSFSGVDIALFSAGGDRSLRFGPAAADAGAVVIDNSSAFRMEPDIPLVVPEVNPHAIADYKNRGIIANPNCSTIQMVVVLKPIHDVARIKRVVVSTYQAVSGTGMKAIKELTEQSKAVLNSRECNAVVYPHPIAFNCLPHIDVFLENGYTKEEIKMTNETKKIMEDDSIEVTATTVRVPVFYGHSESVNIETEKKLSPNEVREILKGAPGVQVVDDPSNNIYPLATVAAGKDETFVGRIREDFSIANGINMWIVSDNVRKGAALNAVQIAEYLIENHL; encoded by the coding sequence ATGGTTGAGAAGAAGTACAGCGTTGCGGTGGCCGGCGCAACAGGCGCCGTGGGAGAAGAGATGATAAGGACGTTGGAGGGAAGGAAGTTTCCGGTCGCGGAGCTTAGACCCCTCGCATCGGAGCGCTCCAAGGGGAAGAAGATCAGGTGCAACGGCAGAGAATTTACGGTGGATGTACTCGGGGAGGGTTCGTTTTCGGGCGTGGACATAGCCCTCTTTTCCGCCGGCGGGGACAGGAGCCTCAGGTTCGGCCCCGCCGCCGCGGACGCCGGGGCCGTGGTCATAGACAATTCCAGCGCATTCAGGATGGAGCCGGATATCCCACTTGTGGTGCCGGAGGTAAATCCCCACGCCATTGCGGATTACAAGAACAGGGGAATCATAGCCAATCCTAACTGCTCTACCATCCAGATGGTGGTGGTCTTAAAGCCGATTCACGACGTTGCGAGGATCAAGAGGGTCGTCGTCTCCACATACCAGGCGGTTTCCGGCACCGGAATGAAGGCGATAAAGGAGCTTACCGAGCAATCGAAGGCCGTGTTGAACTCCAGGGAGTGCAATGCCGTTGTCTATCCCCACCCTATCGCCTTTAACTGTCTTCCCCACATAGACGTCTTTCTCGAAAACGGCTATACGAAGGAAGAGATCAAGATGACAAACGAGACCAAGAAGATAATGGAGGATGACAGCATCGAAGTTACCGCAACGACCGTGAGGGTCCCCGTATTCTACGGCCATAGCGAGTCAGTAAATATAGAGACCGAGAAAAAGCTCTCCCCCAATGAGGTAAGGGAGATCCTTAAAGGAGCCCCCGGAGTCCAAGTGGTGGACGATCCGAGTAACAATATTTATCCTCTGGCCACGGTCGCCGCGGGAAAGGACGAGACCTTTGTTGGGAGGATAAGGGAGGATTTCAGCATCGCCAACGGCATCAATATGTGGATCGTGTCCGATAACGTAAGGAAGGGAGCGGCGCTGAACGCCGTACAAATAGCCGAATATCTAATAGAAAACCATTTGTAG
- a CDS encoding 3-isopropylmalate dehydratase small subunit: MRHKGRAYKVGDDVDTDAIIPARFLNTSDPEELGSHALEDYAPDFRGSVRTGGILVAGRNFGCGSSREHAPVAIKVSGTSIVIAESFARIFYRNAFNTGLAILESPEAVRGIKAGDEVEVDTGKGEIKNVTSGKTFSAKPIPPFMAELLADGGLIGHIKKGIKKGK, from the coding sequence ATGAGACATAAGGGAAGGGCATACAAAGTGGGCGATGATGTGGACACCGATGCGATAATCCCGGCGAGGTTTCTAAACACCTCCGACCCGGAGGAGCTGGGTTCCCATGCCCTGGAGGACTACGCCCCAGATTTCAGGGGGAGCGTGCGCACAGGCGGGATACTGGTCGCCGGGAGAAACTTCGGCTGCGGATCTTCGAGGGAGCACGCCCCCGTCGCAATCAAGGTGTCCGGCACCTCTATCGTAATCGCCGAGAGCTTTGCGAGGATATTCTACAGGAACGCCTTCAACACTGGGCTTGCCATACTCGAATCCCCGGAGGCGGTAAGGGGAATAAAGGCGGGGGACGAGGTGGAGGTGGACACGGGGAAAGGGGAGATAAAGAACGTCACGTCCGGAAAGACCTTTTCCGCAAAGCCTATACCCCCCTTTATGGCCGAGCTTTTGGCGGACGGGGGGCTGATCGGTCATATAAAGAAGGGGATAAAAAAGGGGAAATGA
- a CDS encoding DUF488 domain-containing protein, with the protein MKIYTIGHSNHDFTRFVSLLMGARIELLVDVRSRPYSRYVPHFNKNRIAASLEAEGVKYLYMGDRLGGRTDSGEEGKPVAFYKISQREGFHAGIEELMKTAGEKRVAIMCAEKDPDRCHRKHLISRELKRRGVDVVHILSDSTTVADDGQSPPGLFKKIFE; encoded by the coding sequence TTGAAGATATATACTATAGGACACAGCAACCACGATTTCACAAGATTTGTTTCCCTCCTCATGGGTGCCCGCATAGAGCTCCTCGTGGATGTAAGGTCAAGGCCATACTCCAGATACGTTCCCCACTTCAACAAGAACAGGATAGCGGCGTCCCTTGAGGCCGAGGGGGTGAAGTATCTTTACATGGGCGACCGCCTCGGTGGAAGAACGGACTCGGGGGAGGAAGGTAAACCGGTCGCTTTCTACAAGATCTCCCAAAGAGAGGGCTTCCACGCGGGGATAGAGGAGCTTATGAAAACAGCGGGCGAAAAAAGAGTTGCAATAATGTGCGCGGAGAAAGACCCGGATCGATGCCATCGAAAGCACCTGATCTCCCGGGAGCTGAAGAGGAGGGGGGTCGATGTGGTTCACATCCTCTCCGACTCGACGACCGTCGCGGACGATGGTCAAAGCCCTCCGGGCCTTTTTAAAAAGATATTTGAATAG
- the leuB gene encoding 3-isopropylmalate dehydrogenase translates to MKRYKIALLPGDGVGVEVTREAVKVLNAVSDSRDASKDDIKFDFVECPVGGAAIDEYGVPLPEDTLDVIGKSSAVLLGAVGGPKWDGLPTDKRPEAALLKLRSTLGLFCNLRPAIVFPELVGASTIKEEVIRDIDIMVVRELTGGIYFGTPRGIRNEGGQRVGINTLSYSESEIRRIADTAFKIAEKRRKKLTSVDKANVLESMALWREVVSEVAKGYPDVTVEHMYVDNCAMQLIRRPCDFDTILTTNLFGDIISDEAAMLTGSIGMLPSASLGEVKDGGAGGVGMYEPVHGSAPDIAGRGVANPIASILSASMMLRYSLMEIESAEMIEGAVRRALADGLMTADIFIGEGRKVSTYEMGDYIAENIKTLNVG, encoded by the coding sequence ATGAAGAGGTATAAGATAGCACTCCTACCCGGGGACGGGGTTGGGGTCGAGGTAACGCGGGAAGCGGTAAAGGTTTTAAATGCGGTCTCCGATTCCAGGGATGCTTCAAAGGATGATATAAAGTTTGATTTTGTCGAGTGCCCTGTGGGGGGTGCGGCGATTGACGAGTACGGCGTCCCGTTGCCGGAGGACACGCTCGATGTGATCGGAAAATCCTCCGCAGTCCTCCTGGGAGCGGTGGGCGGCCCCAAGTGGGACGGTCTCCCAACGGACAAACGTCCCGAGGCGGCACTCCTAAAGCTCAGGTCCACCCTCGGCCTCTTCTGCAACCTGAGGCCGGCGATCGTCTTCCCGGAGCTTGTGGGGGCCTCCACGATCAAGGAGGAGGTGATCCGGGACATCGACATAATGGTGGTGAGGGAGCTTACCGGGGGGATTTATTTCGGGACGCCCCGAGGGATAAGAAACGAGGGCGGTCAGAGGGTGGGGATCAATACCCTGTCCTATTCGGAGTCGGAGATCAGGCGGATCGCCGATACCGCCTTCAAGATTGCGGAGAAGAGGAGAAAAAAGCTGACTTCAGTAGACAAGGCCAACGTCCTCGAATCGATGGCCCTCTGGAGGGAGGTCGTAAGCGAGGTCGCGAAAGGATACCCCGACGTTACGGTCGAGCATATGTACGTGGACAACTGCGCCATGCAGCTGATAAGGAGGCCGTGCGATTTCGATACCATTTTGACAACAAACCTTTTTGGTGATATAATAAGCGATGAGGCGGCTATGCTGACCGGCTCCATAGGGATGCTCCCGTCGGCGAGCCTGGGGGAAGTCAAGGATGGGGGAGCGGGTGGTGTGGGGATGTACGAGCCGGTGCACGGGAGCGCCCCCGATATTGCCGGCAGAGGGGTCGCCAATCCGATAGCCTCGATCCTGTCCGCCTCGATGATGTTGAGATACTCCTTGATGGAGATAGAGTCGGCCGAGATGATAGAGGGGGCGGTAAGGAGGGCTCTTGCGGACGGCCTGATGACGGCGGATATCTTCATTGGGGAGGGAAGGAAGGTTTCCACCTACGAGATGGGCGATTATATAGCGGAAAATATTAAAACATTAAATGTTGGATAG